DNA from Vitis vinifera cultivar Pinot Noir 40024 chromosome 19, ASM3070453v1:
gaaaatttgctATCAGATTAGTTGCTTAAATGCTTATATGAatgaataaatcaaacaaaacaaataacaaTCTAATGAAAATAATACGAAAATATggtcattattattttagacCAAATCAAGCCAAACCAAACCTATAAGAGAATGCAAAACACATGGATGATTCAAACACAACAACATTCAATGATTTTTGAAGGCCAACCCCAAATCAAATGCATATAGTACAAATTAATCGACCCGATGGAAGTtataaaccaaaaataatatagaaataaaatgaaaataaagctAACCTTGATCTTAGATGAATGGATAGAGGAAACGAAGTTTTGAGTGAAGGAGATGAATTGAAGGACtagttctatatatatatatctcccAAAGAACTAAAGAGTTATCTTATGGAAATCATACCAATGGTTTATTGCTAAGACTCCTTCCAAAGAAGCAAAGAATTCATTTTTTGGAAAGATAATAATAGGACAGAGAATAAAGATAAGAAGCATATGAAGATATGtagttatttttagaataagtaaTGAACAAGTAAACCACATATTCTATATGGGACAATATAGTCCATAAGTACAAATCCTGATATGTATTCAATTGATTTCAAGTCTTGGTCTTGAGGtatataaaggaaataaaatatgaggCTTTTGTTCATACATGAAAACTAGAGAGTTTTTAACATCTTCATTCCTAATGTACacaacattttttgttttactaagagattttagaaggaaaaaagaaaaacttctATTAATTTTTGTGGTTTAAATGGATTTATTCTTTCCATAACATTCTTGAACGCTTCTTTGTTTTAGAGAGGATTTGATGCAAATTGTGTTTGTTATAGTTTCAAAAAggtatattttctattaaatgcTATTAAATTGTGGCTCAAAAGTTGTCAAGTTTAATGATGGGTTCTTTTTATATGCATTTGATTCATGGTATTTTTGGTGCTCAATACACTAATGACATAACAAAATCTTgcttataaattttcatttttaaaattagatatttgAATCTAATTCTATAAACAATGCTTGAGAAGTGATTAATTTTATTGGTATGTAATtatcaaatgtaaaaatatttaatcgacaatataatttaaaaatatctgagttttgtgttttaaaaaaaaaaatgcacatcCATTTCCCAATCCATCAACGTCAACTCCAATGCCACTAGTCCACTTTCTTCTTCACAGAAGAAGGTGGTGCATGTAAAACTGTCCTTGTCTGCAAGGGAACTCAGCAGCCTAAATTCAGTGAGAAAAAGAGGgggaaaggaagagaaaaaccCAAGAAGTAAAGGGGTTATGCACTTTTGGATGTCATTAAAGTGTACAGTTTCAAACTTTCATCTGTCCCATGAGCTTTCCATGCCCTGTGATTCCCTTCAATTGATTGCAAAGACGATAAGAGGAACCACAgaaaccttcttcttcttcttcttcactgaCTGCAACAATGGCTGAATCTCCAGACGCCATCCTGGAAGAGAGGAGGGAGTTGATGGTGTCTCCAACTGGGGGCAACCCAACTCGCAGAATCGCCCATTTTCTCAAACCCTCAACCACTTCCATCAATGGCCTCCCTTCACGTCCTATTTCTTCTCGAATTCCAGGTGGGGAGTCCCAGAAGTGGCCGCTGAAGGTCTCCTTTCACGGGTGGAAATACCAGAACAGCAATTGGAAACTGTGGGTCGAGGCATTGCATTCTGCCCACcattcaacatggaagaagGCTGGGATTTATGAGGGAATCATGGGTTCCGTGTACGAGATTCGAAGAGTCGACGATTTGGTTTATGGGGTTACGGCGAAATGGTGCCCAGAGACCAACACCTTCGTGTTTCCTTGGGGTGAAGCCACTGTCACGCTTGAAGATGTGATGATCTTGGGGGGTTTCCCCGTTCTTGGAGAGTCTGTTTCAGCCCCTCTTGAAGACAAGGAAATGCTGGAAACCGAAGAGAAACTCATCGCAGAGAGACTGCAAGTCACTAGAACCAAAGCCCAAAAGGCCTGTCAGAGTGGTTGGATGAATCGGTGGATGGGCACAGGGAACCAAATTGAACACGAAGCTTTCCTCTCCATGTGGGTTTCAAGGTTTGTTCTTCCTACAAAGTCAAATTCCACCATTGAAAAGCATGTATTTTCCATAGCGATTAGACTAGCTAGAGGGATCCCAGTTGCCCTTGGGCCTGCTGTCTTAGTAAGCATTTACCGGGATTTGAGCTTGTTGAAACAGACTACTGTGGCTCTaaccaaaatgggaaacaaTGAGAAGAAAGACAATGTCTTTGCCCTGTCACTTCTGGCCCCTCTTCGGTTTGTCCAGGTTTGGGTATGGGAGAGGTTTCCGGCTTTGAGACCACAGCCAAAACCAAAGGAATTGGGGGAACCCAGGCTTGCTCGATGGCACAAAATGAAGGGTCGTAGAGTTGAGAATGTTGGGCTGGCCCTGGACTTGGCGGGGGATAGTTTTGAGTGGAGACCTTATGCCAGAGCAGTGGGTAACTGGGATTTTCCTAAGTTTTATGGAGAAAGGGAAGAGTGGGTGCTGGTGGGCTCTGGCCTGGACCAAGAGTTGCAGGCCTTTGCTCGGTTCTTGAGGGTCTGCAAGCTGGTTGGAGTTGATGACTCTATGGAATGGTACTTCCCACATCGGGTGGGAATGCAATTTGGAATGGATCAAGATCTTCCGGGTTATGTTCACCCTTGTAATGGGACTCCTGAAGTTGCTTGGAACAATTATAGCAAACCCATTAATGGTGTGAAGTTGTACATTCCATCCCGGTTCTTTGAGGCAGATGTTACCACCAGATACCTGGAGTGGTGGAATCCATTACTAAAGAAGGAAGGTGATGATGCCCTTGTTCCTCCTGGTTTTCCTGCAAAACATAATTGGGTGGATGCAGGAGAAGGCAATGATGCCCTCGATCATTCTGGTTTTTGTGCAAAACATAGTAGGATGGATGCAGGAGATTCTAGTGATGAAGATAGAATGACAGTTGGAGCGATGTTGAAGTCCATTAGAAACCTTAAATGTGTTGGGAAGAATTCAGCGACTCCATCATTGTCAACCTCCAAGACCGGAGGTGTAAGAAATGAGTCACTGATAAATTgtgtaaataatatttttcaaggTGTAGCTGCATCAgaaaaaaccatagaaaatgcAAATGAGAGCAGTGAGAGAACTACAGCTATGGCAGGAGGATTGGGAAGAGCCAGAGAAGATGCCAATAGGAATAATTCAGAGAGTGCGGCTATGGTGGGAGGGGCAGAGGAAGcgatggaaaaagaaaatgagagtaATGTGGGGAGTCCAGTTATGGTGGGAGAATCAGAAAAGGCCATGGAAGATGCAATCAGGAGTAGTGAAAAGAATGCGGCAACGATGAGTGGATTAGAGAAAGCCATAGAAGATGCAAATAAGATAAAGGAGAAGAGAGTGATGAGTGGCATTGGTACTATTGAGATCCCGGGACTGGATCTTGAAGCTCGAATATGCAAGCTTGAGAGGGTGGTTGCTGGGCTTAAAGCTGCAAGATTTCATTAGAGCTTGAAGGTCATTTCACCTATAGCAACACAGAGCAGTTTCTTGGTCACATCTGCTTAGTCCAGTACATAATTGATAAGTGTAATGCTTTGGAATTGCATAGgtgtatttaaattttaacaCTAGTGCTTTTTGCTGGAACTGATGGACCGAATGTTTgtagattttccttttttccaagACTCCTAATCTTCATTCAGATGCACTGTAGCCTTTTGTATCTGGTTTTTTCCTTAATCACAATGGAGTAACTCAAGACTTGATACGGTGAGTTACCATTTTTGTTTGGCTATATTTAACAGAAACAGTTGGTAACCGATAGACATAatagtttgaagaaaaaattatataaatgaaaatgtGAAATGTCTCATACTTAACCTAGTAACTTTATAATTTGAATTGCAAGTGTGttgctttttgttttccttgttttattcTTGCTTGATGAGTGTAGGTTTCTTTTATGAGAATAAGCAGTTAATTAACTTTCTGGATTTGGCTTTCTTTGTTCTTATTCTTGCTTTGAGAGGACTTCAAATAATAATTCTTCAAAGGCCTTCTTCCAATATGTAGATGATGAGAAAACCAGAATCATCTGTTACTGAGGTAATTCCAACACTGCAAAAGTTGACTACTCAGTATTAGTTGCATGCATCTTGTAGAATTAGATGCCAAAGGAACCCGTATGGCAACATATACAGGGAAGAGCACATTAGTTCTTCGACCCTCGACCCTCGACCCTCGACCTTCACAATGCTTACACAGACAAACTCATTCACATTGCACACCAACACTCATACCTTTCCTCTTGCAAACGAACTGCTACGCTGCTCAAGTTTTAGTTACTGAGTCAGCAGATATTCAagggtttcattttttttttctttttatcatgatatgaatattttgttttttccattttcctttttttgcatACTCCTTAAAGTGAAACTCAATTCTTGAACAGTTCTACTTTTATATGAAATATCTAAATTCTCAAAGATAGGAAGGGGAATTCCACGCTAGAGCTCTTTTATATCCTTGTTTTGACACTAGCCCACTGTATTGAGAGTTAGGGATGGCGATGGCTTGATTTCTAAGGCTAGTAGGACAGGTCTTTGGTCATGCTGACTGCTTGCCAGAATGTTTGGTGGCACAGCATCTGTGGCTTTTGAGGTTTGTTCTTCCCACAAAACCTTATTCTACCTTCCTGAAATGCTAGCTAGAGGGAATATCCGACCTCTTATTCTAAATTTCCCTGCCTTCGTGTACCATACTCACCATTGTTTCCCTGCCTTCGTGTACTATCTTGGCCATTTTGTTTCCTCTAACATGTATACATGGTTTTGTGGCAGTTGATACCAATGTTCTGCTAAGTGTCTCGGAGATTTTGCTTCTATGCACTCTGGACACTTGGCCCTTTGGAATGAGCTTGAGCAGATGATGCAATTGCCCAGGGAAGTGAGCCATCAGAAACTGGAACCCAAGGCCCAAGTTAAAGAAGTTTGCTGTTGAGGTGATGTCTGCTAAAGCAGCAACATTATCGTTGTCAACTGCCAAGACTTGAGCTGTTTACAAGAAGTCACTGATGAAACTCGTGGATGATATTAAGCAAGGTGTATATGCAGTAGGAGGATCAGAGAAATCCATGGGAGAAGGTGATGAAAGTAATGGGGAAGTGCCAACACCATGAAAGGATCGAAAAGAAGGCATGGAAGGTGC
Protein-coding regions in this window:
- the LOC104877488 gene encoding uncharacterized protein LOC104877488 produces the protein MAESPDAILEERRELMVSPTGGNPTRRIAHFLKPSTTSINGLPSRPISSRIPGGESQKWPLKVSFHGWKYQNSNWKLWVEALHSAHHSTWKKAGIYEGIMGSVYEIRRVDDLVYGVTAKWCPETNTFVFPWGEATVTLEDVMILGGFPVLGESVSAPLEDKEMLETEEKLIAERLQVTRTKAQKACQSGWMNRWMGTGNQIEHEAFLSMWVSRFVLPTKSNSTIEKHVFSIAIRLARGIPVALGPAVLVSIYRDLSLLKQTTVALTKMGNNEKKDNVFALSLLAPLRFVQVWVWERFPALRPQPKPKELGEPRLARWHKMKGRRVENVGLALDLAGDSFEWRPYARAVGNWDFPKFYGEREEWVLVGSGLDQELQAFARFLRVCKLVGVDDSMEWYFPHRVGMQFGMDQDLPGYVHPCNGTPEVAWNNYSKPINGVKLYIPSRFFEADVTTRYLEWWNPLLKKEGDDALVPPGFPAKHNWVDAGEGNDALDHSGFCAKHSRMDAGDSSDEDRMTVGAMLKSIRNLKCVGKNSATPSLSTSKTGGVRNESLINCVNNIFQGVAASEKTIENANESSERTTAMAGGLGRAREDANRNNSESAAMVGGAEEAMEKENESNVGSPVMVGESEKAMEDAIRSSEKNAATMSGLEKAIEDANKIKEKRVMSGIGTIEIPGLDLEARICKLERVVAGLKAARFH